In Mercenaria mercenaria strain notata chromosome 15, MADL_Memer_1, whole genome shotgun sequence, a single genomic region encodes these proteins:
- the LOC123551505 gene encoding uncharacterized protein LOC123551505 has product MENSRVTVAILGHSFIRRLDDNFRRQMLPANYDMKECSVFHKGLGGLLACENYNGLRTCTNHFKRRFDSFLRTHKPRVVVLQLGENDIDSGIQPLEVASTLEEIGLMLQKDYNVVHVVVCELFTRSKPKNTTEEQYESKRVQANHILKTLLGDHNHIRYWNHRRIFRAQTQIFAKDGIHLGPFGQKRFYRLLRHAIMTAVRQAL; this is encoded by the coding sequence ATGGAAAACTCAAGAGTTACAGTCGCAATTTTAGGACATAGTTTTATTCGTAGGCTTGATGATAACTTTCGCCGTCAGATGCTGCCTGCCAACTACGACATGAAGGAATGTTCTGTGTTCCACAAGGGACTTGGTGGACTCTTGGCTTGTGAAAACTATAATGGTCTTCGAACCTGTACGAACCATTTCAAACGCAGGTTCGACAGCTTTCTTCGTACACACAAGCCTCGTGTTGTTGTGCTACAGCTAGGGGAAAATGACATTGACTCAGGAATACAGCCACTTGAAGTAGCCAGTACATTAGAGGAAATAGGTTTAATGCTGCAGAAAGACTATAACGTTGTACATGTTGTTGTGTGTGAATTATTCACACGCTCCAAGCCGAAAAACACAACAGAAGAACAATACGAGTCAAAACGGGTGCAAGCAAATCATATACTTAAAACACTGCTGGGAGACCACAATCACATCCGTTACTGGAATCACAGACGAATATTCCGAGCCCAAACACAGATTTTTGCCAAGGACGGGATCCATCTGGGCCCATTTGGTCAGAAACGCTTCTACAGGTTGTTGCGGCATGCTATTATGACGGCGGTCAGACAGGctttatga